GAGCATATTTCGCGTTTTTTAACGATTGTACCATCTTGGCAAAGCTATGAAGCACAAGCAGATGAATTGATTGTGCGAATCGATCCTGGCTTAGCCTTTGGTACCGGCAATCATCCGACAACTCGCTTAAGTGCTCAAGCTTTAGAGTTGTACTTGCGATTGGGGGATGTTGTTTATGATGTCGGAACAGGCTCAGGAATACTTTCGTTTGTGGCAGATAAACTGGGGGCTAGTCACGTAATTGGCTTAGATTTGGATCCCCAAGCGGTTGAAAGTGCGAATAATAATTTAGACCTACAACAGGAAATTACGGGTTCAATTGAATTTAAAGTCAATGATTTACTAAACGGTATGACGCAAAAAGCCAATCTTATTGTGGCTAATATTTTACCGCATATCCTGGTAAAGCTGTTAGATGATGCGCTTAAATTATTACATCCGGGGGGATATTTAATTTTAGGGGGTATTTTGTTAGAAAAAGCGGAATCCTTATTGGATGTCATCAGACAATATGACCAACTGGAATTAATTCAACGCATGGAGTATAAAAACTGGGTGAATATTGTTGTGCAATTGAAAGTTGAGGACGCTTAATGCAACGATATTTTGTTGAAATTCCAAAAATAACTATCGGTGATACGCTCACTTTAAATCAGAATGACAGTCACCATTTGATACGGGTGATGCGGGCTAAATTGAACACCGAAATTCTAGTTGTCGATAGCCAACAGCAAGTATTTATTGCAGCCTTTATCCGCGCAAATGACCAACAACTAGCCGAAGTGAAGGTATTAACGGCATATCAGCAATCAGTTGAAATGCCAGTTGCGGTTACAATCGCTTGTGGCTTGTCTAAACATGATAAAATTGATACCATCGTTCAAAAGGGCACAGAATGTGGCATGGATGCCTTTATTCCCTTGGCCTTGGATAGGGATGTGGTCCAGTGGACACACAATAAAAGTCTTGCTAAAATTGAACGGTTAAAAAAGATTGCTAAAGAAGCTGCTGAACAAAGTCACCGTCAAAAAATACCTGAGATAAAGGATTTAATGAATCTAAATCAATTATTCGAAATCTGTTGGCAATATGATTATTTACTAGTTGCCTATGAAGAAACAGCGCGATCGACAGAACAATCGCAACTGAGTCAAGTATTTAATCAGTTGGAAAGAGGGAAGCGTATCTTAATTGTTTTTGGATCAGAAGGTGGCTTAACTGCAAATGAAATAACGTTATTGGAAGCCAATGGGTTTACAGCATGTAGTCTAGGCCCTAGAATTTTACGAGCTGAAACCGCGCCTATCTTTTTTTTAAGTGCATTAAGTTATAAAATAGAAATAGAAAATAAAATTTGAAAGAAGGATTCATAATATGAGATTAGCAAAATATATTGACCATACACTTTTAAAAGCCGACGCAACCCCAGAAATGATTGAAAAATTATGTCAGGAAGCGATTGAGTACGATTTTATGTCTGTTTGTGTCAATCCTGTCTGGGTTAAACTAGCCAGCAAGTTACTTGATGGGACAGAAGTTAAAGTTTGTACGGTAATCGGTTTTCCTTTAGGGGCATCAACGACAGCCACTAAAGTATTTGAAACCAAACAAGCTCTATTAGATGGTGCTAATGAAGTGGATATGGTCATGAATATTGGAGCTGCCAAAGCAGGTGATTGGGAGGTTGTTAAAGAAGATATTCATCAGGTAGTTAAAGCTACTGTAAGACCTGCCATTTTAAAAGTGATTCTAGAAACATCTTATTTAACGGCCGATGAAATTGTCCAAGCATCATTAATGGCAAAAGAAGCGGGTGCCGATTATGTTAAAACCTCTACTGGTTTTTCATCTGAAGGAGCGACGGTTGAAAATGTTAAATTGATGCGCGAAACAGTGGGTAACGAAATGGGCGTTAAAGCCAGTGGTGGCGTTTCTAACTATGAAGAAGCGATGGCCATGATTGAAGCGGGTGCGAGCCGCTTAGGAGCGTCCAAAGGGATTCAAATTGTCGATCATATCGATAGCTTAGATGAATCAAGTTATTAAGCTGAAATCAAGCATAAACTTTGATTTATAGGGCATATTAGCGTATAATAGGAATATTAAACATAAAGAAGGTGAAACTATGGCAAGAGGACAAGAATTAACCGCATCAGAAGTTTTAGATATTTGTCGCAGCTACATGAATGAGGCGAATGTAGCTTTTGTTGAAAAAGCACTTAACTTTGCAACTAAAGCACATGAAAAACAAGTACGTTTATCTGGTGAGCCATATATAGTTCACCCGATTCAAGTGGCGGGTATTTT
This window of the Fundicoccus culcitae genome carries:
- the prmA gene encoding 50S ribosomal protein L11 methyltransferase — encoded protein: MVETYYYITITSSIETSDQIDLVSHVLFEAGALGTQVSYAPDYLDNHPDLFGEIPLKLPQWYLEHATEVEGYFDTMPNVFEIKHQLQEMFPTETFNVVEGKLDHENWHKNWMKYYQPEHISRFLTIVPSWQSYEAQADELIVRIDPGLAFGTGNHPTTRLSAQALELYLRLGDVVYDVGTGSGILSFVADKLGASHVIGLDLDPQAVESANNNLDLQQEITGSIEFKVNDLLNGMTQKANLIVANILPHILVKLLDDALKLLHPGGYLILGGILLEKAESLLDVIRQYDQLELIQRMEYKNWVNIVVQLKVEDA
- a CDS encoding 16S rRNA (uracil(1498)-N(3))-methyltransferase — protein: MQRYFVEIPKITIGDTLTLNQNDSHHLIRVMRAKLNTEILVVDSQQQVFIAAFIRANDQQLAEVKVLTAYQQSVEMPVAVTIACGLSKHDKIDTIVQKGTECGMDAFIPLALDRDVVQWTHNKSLAKIERLKKIAKEAAEQSHRQKIPEIKDLMNLNQLFEICWQYDYLLVAYEETARSTEQSQLSQVFNQLERGKRILIVFGSEGGLTANEITLLEANGFTACSLGPRILRAETAPIFFLSALSYKIEIENKI
- the deoC gene encoding deoxyribose-phosphate aldolase, translated to MRLAKYIDHTLLKADATPEMIEKLCQEAIEYDFMSVCVNPVWVKLASKLLDGTEVKVCTVIGFPLGASTTATKVFETKQALLDGANEVDMVMNIGAAKAGDWEVVKEDIHQVVKATVRPAILKVILETSYLTADEIVQASLMAKEAGADYVKTSTGFSSEGATVENVKLMRETVGNEMGVKASGGVSNYEEAMAMIEAGASRLGASKGIQIVDHIDSLDESSY